One genomic window of Vibrio rhizosphaerae includes the following:
- the rppH gene encoding RNA pyrophosphohydrolase, whose amino-acid sequence MIDGDGYRLNVGIVICNNHGQVFWAKRYGQHSWQFPQGGIDHGETPEQAMFRELYEEVGLTKTDVKVIGSSRHWLKYKLPKRLVRWDSQPVCIGQKQKWFLLRLECHESKINMQRGVTPEFDGWRWVSYWYPVRQVVSFKRDVYRRAMKEFASIAMPFKARKVKGKRKGKRG is encoded by the coding sequence GTGATAGATGGCGATGGTTATCGACTCAATGTCGGTATTGTAATCTGCAACAACCATGGTCAGGTATTCTGGGCGAAACGATACGGACAACATTCTTGGCAATTCCCTCAGGGCGGCATTGATCATGGTGAAACACCAGAACAAGCCATGTTCAGAGAGTTGTACGAAGAGGTTGGTTTAACAAAAACGGATGTGAAGGTCATTGGTTCCAGTCGTCATTGGTTAAAGTATAAATTGCCCAAACGATTGGTACGCTGGGATTCTCAACCTGTCTGTATTGGACAAAAACAGAAATGGTTTCTTCTGCGTTTAGAGTGTCATGAGTCTAAAATCAACATGCAGCGTGGAGTAACCCCTGAATTTGATGGTTGGCGTTGGGTGAGTTATTGGTATCCGGTAAGGCAGGTCGTTTCATTTAAACGCGATGTTTATCGGCGGGCGATGAAAGAGTTTGCCTCGATAGCGATGCCATTTAAAGCACGGAAAGTAAAAGGTAAACGGAAAGGGAAAAGAGGATAA
- the brnQ gene encoding branched-chain amino acid transport system II carrier protein — protein sequence MKQTLKLTDIMAVGFMLFAFFLGAGNIIFPPLAGQMAGEHLSSAMGGFLLTAVGLPLIAIIAVAVAGGSWQHLTKDLPLRVSTIMAVLIFIIIGPAFAAPRTGLVAFEMAFNPLVGDSSFANLTFFSVLFFVVAAFFSWSQGKLIDLIGKVLTPTLFVGLIIVAVGVVVHPQGTIVAAQGAYLEKPLTTGFLEGYNTMDTFASLMFGMLMVDVLRGKGITESQATTKYLIAAAFIAAFGLAFVYISLFYLGATSSVIASGADNGGVILSLYVQAMFGYFGQVVLSIIVLLACLTTAIGLISACSDYFSSLTRFSYHQWVIVNSVVCAVVANVGLSQLISLSIPVLFALYPVAITLVALTFIRNKLPNPKLAYRIALLVPFLFALIDAFKFVGVDVSYFNFLPLFEIGMGWILPTVVTLIAMFFIPRSEQSMTMNEATN from the coding sequence GTGAAACAGACATTGAAATTAACCGATATTATGGCGGTCGGCTTTATGCTGTTCGCTTTTTTTCTTGGGGCCGGTAACATCATTTTTCCTCCGCTTGCCGGACAAATGGCAGGCGAACACCTTTCATCGGCAATGGGTGGATTTCTCCTGACGGCCGTCGGACTCCCTTTAATTGCTATTATTGCGGTTGCGGTTGCAGGCGGCAGCTGGCAACACCTGACCAAAGATTTACCACTTAGAGTCTCGACGATTATGGCGGTGCTGATTTTTATCATTATCGGCCCTGCTTTTGCCGCCCCCCGAACCGGGCTTGTTGCTTTTGAGATGGCATTTAACCCCTTGGTTGGTGACAGTAGCTTTGCTAATCTGACTTTTTTCTCTGTTCTATTTTTTGTCGTTGCTGCTTTTTTCTCTTGGTCTCAAGGGAAACTGATTGATTTAATTGGTAAGGTTTTAACGCCAACGTTATTTGTCGGTCTGATTATTGTTGCTGTGGGTGTCGTTGTTCATCCACAAGGAACGATTGTGGCTGCGCAAGGCGCGTATCTGGAAAAACCTTTAACCACAGGTTTTCTGGAAGGTTATAACACCATGGATACCTTCGCGTCGTTGATGTTCGGGATGTTGATGGTGGATGTCCTGCGCGGCAAAGGGATTACCGAATCTCAAGCCACGACCAAGTATCTGATTGCGGCCGCCTTTATTGCGGCTTTCGGTCTCGCATTTGTCTATATTTCGTTGTTCTATCTGGGAGCAACCAGTTCAGTCATTGCGAGCGGGGCTGACAACGGTGGGGTGATTCTCAGTCTGTATGTGCAGGCGATGTTTGGCTACTTTGGGCAAGTTGTTTTATCCATTATTGTATTGTTGGCTTGTCTGACGACAGCGATTGGTCTCATTTCTGCGTGTTCTGATTACTTTAGTTCACTGACGCGATTCAGTTATCATCAGTGGGTCATTGTGAACAGTGTGGTTTGTGCTGTGGTTGCAAATGTTGGCTTAAGCCAGTTAATTTCACTGTCTATTCCCGTGCTGTTTGCTTTGTATCCGGTCGCGATTACGCTGGTTGCACTGACATTTATCCGCAATAAATTACCGAATCCTAAACTGGCTTACCGGATCGCTTTACTGGTGCCTTTCCTGTTTGCGCTGATTGATGCTTTCAAATTTGTTGGTGTGGATGTCTCTTATTTCAACTTCCTGCCACTGTTTGAGATTGGCATGGGATGGATCTTACCGACCGTCGTGACATTGATTGCCATGTTTTTTATCCCGCGTTCAGAGCAATCGATGACCATGAATGAAGCAACCAACTGA
- the prfB gene encoding peptide chain release factor 2 (programmed frameshift): protein MFEINPIKNRLQDVSERTNVLRGYLDYDVKKERLEEVNAELEQPEVWNEPERAQALGKERAALEAIVETIDLLDRGVDDVEGLLELAIEAEDQETFDEIGPELDELEVNLEKLEFRRMFSGEHDPSDCYIDLQAGSGGTEAQDWTSMLLRMYLRWAEAKGFKTEVIEVSEGEVAGLKSVTVRIVGEYAYGWLRTETGVHRLVRKSPFDSGGRRHTSFASAFVYPEVDENIDIDINPADLRIDVYRASGAGGQHVNTTESAVRITHLPTNTVVQCQTDRSQHKNKDQAMKQLRAKLFELELHKQNAEKQANEDAKSDIGWGSQIRSYVLDDSRIKDLRTGIENRNTQAVLDGDLDKFIEASLKSGL, encoded by the exons ATGTTTGAAATCAACCCGATAAAAAACCGCCTACAGGATGTGTCTGAGCGCACAAATGTCCTGAGGGGGTATCTT GACTATGATGTAAAAAAAGAACGTCTCGAAGAAGTCAACGCAGAACTTGAACAACCCGAAGTTTGGAACGAACCTGAGCGAGCACAGGCGCTGGGAAAAGAGCGTGCCGCGTTAGAAGCCATCGTCGAAACCATCGATCTTTTGGATCGGGGTGTTGATGATGTTGAAGGCTTGCTTGAGCTGGCGATTGAAGCCGAAGATCAGGAAACGTTCGATGAGATCGGTCCCGAGCTGGATGAGCTTGAAGTTAATCTGGAAAAACTGGAGTTTCGCCGGATGTTCTCCGGAGAGCACGATCCTTCCGATTGTTATATTGACCTTCAGGCAGGTTCCGGTGGCACCGAAGCACAAGACTGGACTTCAATGCTACTGCGGATGTATTTGCGTTGGGCCGAAGCGAAAGGCTTTAAGACTGAAGTGATTGAAGTTTCCGAGGGTGAAGTTGCCGGGCTGAAATCGGTCACGGTGCGGATCGTCGGCGAATATGCTTATGGCTGGCTACGGACTGAGACTGGCGTTCACCGTTTGGTGCGTAAGTCACCGTTTGATTCCGGCGGTCGTCGTCATACTTCTTTTGCATCTGCGTTTGTCTATCCCGAGGTTGATGAAAACATTGATATCGATATCAATCCGGCTGATCTGCGCATCGATGTTTACCGGGCATCCGGTGCCGGTGGTCAGCACGTCAATACCACTGAGTCAGCGGTCCGGATTACGCACTTACCGACCAACACAGTTGTTCAGTGTCAGACTGACCGCTCCCAGCACAAAAATAAAGATCAGGCGATGAAGCAACTTCGTGCGAAGCTGTTTGAGCTTGAACTGCATAAACAGAATGCCGAGAAACAGGCGAATGAAGATGCCAAATCCGATATCGGATGGGGGAGTCAGATTCGTTCTTACGTGCTTGATGACTCGCGGATCAAAGATCTGAGAACGGGGATCGAAAACCGGAATACTCAGGCGGTTCTGGATGGCGACTTAGATAAATTCATTGAAGCAAGCCTGAAATCAGGTCTTTAA
- a CDS encoding NADP(H)-dependent aldo-keto reductase, which yields MHYTKLPHSTLEVSKICLGTMTFGQQNTCDDACSQLDYALERGVNFIDTAEVYPIPPSPETQGKTEEFIGHWLEKSGKREKIVLATKVAGPVNAGPRNPLQIRENMALDHRNIHQAIDDSLARLKTDYIDLYQLHWPQRQTNCFGTLNYPELPEKEEVTLIETLEAMTDLVRAGKIRYIGVSNETPWGVMTYLRLAEKHDLPRIVTIQNPYNLLNRSFEIGLSEISHFEGVKLLAYSPLAFGILSGKYLDGAKPEGARCTRFERFKRYFTPQGIKATEAYIQLARDYQLDPAQMALAFVNQRSFVGANIIGATTLDQLKSNIDSIEITLSDEIIAKINEIATTYSNPCP from the coding sequence ATGCATTATACAAAGCTGCCTCACTCAACATTAGAAGTCAGTAAAATCTGCCTTGGTACCATGACCTTCGGTCAACAAAATACATGTGATGATGCTTGCAGCCAACTTGACTACGCTCTCGAACGAGGCGTGAATTTTATCGATACGGCAGAAGTCTATCCGATTCCCCCTTCTCCGGAAACTCAGGGAAAAACAGAAGAATTTATTGGCCACTGGCTTGAAAAATCAGGCAAAAGAGAAAAAATCGTGCTGGCAACTAAAGTGGCTGGTCCGGTCAACGCAGGGCCAAGAAATCCACTTCAGATCCGGGAGAACATGGCACTGGATCATCGTAATATTCATCAAGCCATTGACGATAGTCTCGCACGATTAAAAACGGATTATATCGATTTGTACCAGCTGCATTGGCCACAGCGTCAAACCAACTGTTTCGGCACACTCAATTATCCTGAACTTCCAGAGAAAGAAGAAGTGACATTGATTGAAACACTGGAAGCAATGACCGATCTCGTCCGGGCAGGAAAGATCCGCTATATTGGTGTATCCAATGAGACCCCTTGGGGTGTGATGACTTATCTCCGGTTAGCCGAAAAACATGATTTACCCCGGATTGTCACGATTCAAAACCCCTATAATCTGTTGAATCGTAGCTTTGAGATAGGCCTGTCAGAAATCAGTCATTTTGAAGGGGTGAAATTACTGGCTTACTCCCCGCTTGCATTTGGCATTCTCAGCGGAAAATATCTCGATGGTGCCAAGCCGGAAGGGGCTCGCTGTACTCGCTTCGAACGATTTAAACGCTACTTCACTCCTCAGGGAATTAAAGCAACCGAAGCTTATATTCAACTTGCCCGCGATTATCAACTCGACCCGGCACAAATGGCCCTTGCTTTCGTCAATCAGCGTTCGTTTGTCGGCGCCAACATTATTGGGGCAACAACATTAGATCAATTAAAAAGTAATATCGATAGTATTGAAATCACATTGTCGGATGAAATCATCGCCAAGATCAATGAGATTGCGACAACCTACTCCAACCCTTGTCCGTAA
- the srmB gene encoding ATP-dependent RNA helicase SrmB — MIKNFSDLELDPCLLEAIEKAGFTRPTQVQAESIPYALDGRDVMASAPTGTGKTAAFGLPAIQYLIDFPRKKPGPARILILTPTRELAIQVAEQIQTLAQFTHLKIVTITGGVQYQQHADLLNATQDIVVATPGRLMEYIEAERFDCRAIEWLILDEADRMLDMGFAPTVNRLSTECRWRKQTLLFSATLEGKGVDGFAADLLNEPAEVRAEPPRRERKKITQWYHRADSLAHKNELLKEILTAQSQRAIVFIKTRERLAELRSELERSQIPCAWIQGEMPQERRNNAITRFREGEINILLATDVAARGLDISDISHVINYDLPRTADVFLHRIGRTARAGKKGIAISLVEAHDQPMIERIQRYMNEEIKERFIDGLRPQHKKPVFKKKKSPAKKKAATKDKKAVKKKAAKKKK, encoded by the coding sequence GTGATTAAAAATTTTTCAGACTTAGAATTAGATCCTTGTCTTCTTGAAGCCATTGAAAAAGCAGGATTTACTCGTCCGACGCAAGTTCAGGCCGAGTCCATTCCCTATGCTTTAGATGGTCGGGATGTCATGGCTTCTGCCCCAACCGGTACCGGAAAAACTGCCGCTTTTGGCTTGCCCGCGATTCAGTATTTAATCGACTTTCCACGGAAAAAGCCGGGGCCTGCCCGAATCCTGATCCTCACGCCGACCCGGGAACTGGCCATTCAGGTGGCGGAACAGATCCAGACACTGGCGCAATTCACCCATCTGAAAATCGTCACGATCACCGGTGGCGTCCAATATCAGCAGCATGCCGATCTGCTCAATGCGACACAAGATATTGTGGTAGCAACGCCCGGTCGGTTAATGGAGTACATTGAGGCCGAGCGTTTTGACTGTCGGGCCATTGAATGGCTGATCTTAGATGAAGCGGATCGCATGCTGGATATGGGCTTTGCACCAACCGTGAATCGCCTTTCCACCGAATGTCGCTGGCGTAAACAGACCTTACTGTTCTCTGCCACACTGGAAGGAAAAGGAGTTGACGGGTTTGCCGCAGATCTGTTGAACGAACCGGCAGAAGTCCGCGCCGAACCGCCAAGACGGGAACGGAAAAAAATCACTCAGTGGTACCATCGTGCAGACAGTCTGGCGCATAAGAATGAACTGCTCAAAGAGATCCTGACCGCCCAGTCTCAGCGCGCTATCGTCTTCATCAAAACCCGGGAGCGACTGGCAGAGTTACGTTCAGAATTAGAACGCAGCCAGATCCCTTGTGCATGGATTCAGGGTGAAATGCCGCAAGAGCGGCGTAATAATGCAATTACCCGCTTTCGTGAAGGAGAGATCAATATTTTACTGGCAACGGATGTCGCCGCCCGCGGCTTAGATATTTCCGACATCAGCCATGTGATCAACTATGATCTGCCCAGAACCGCCGATGTATTCCTGCACCGTATCGGCCGAACGGCCCGGGCCGGGAAAAAAGGAATTGCGATTTCACTGGTTGAAGCGCATGACCAACCGATGATCGAACGAATTCAGCGTTATATGAACGAAGAGATCAAAGAGCGCTTTATCGACGGTTTACGACCGCAGCATAAAAAACCGGTCTTCAAAAAGAAAAAGTCACCGGCGAAGAAAAAGGCAGCAACTAAAGATAAAAAAGCGGTGAAGAAGAAAGCGGCTAAAAAGAAAAAGTAA
- the vpsR gene encoding cyclic-di-GMP-binding transcriptional regulator VpsR (Not actually a response regulator, but instead a cyclic-di-GMP-binding transcription factor.) translates to MGNQFRMDSVPGSLIVVGGTYEPWLSVLEQVGWRCSQVGDLRKADVLFDEIGPCIGIVDLSHDEFSLNGVANLVSSHRQVRWLAFIRESQLSSDTICQFIVNFCIDFFTAPIPDAQLLSTIGHQLGMLKLEKKVWPHYGLNDNFGLIGESVPMKRLRDQIKRIGPTDVSILIHGESGSGKEMVAKAVHHSSSRAKKPFISVNCRAMSEKRFAMELFGIGADDDFVSILEKADGGTVLLNDILSITKDQQLNLLRFFQEGTIETSRGFQTVDIRILAANATDIEKALIDGNFNDELYHYINVLRINVPSLKERVSDIPLIARHYLQQFSKEYNAQARDFTEDALKMLSRYHWPGNIRELINQVKRMVLMSDTVMLGESNLDLPKFGDGKLSLKSIRERSEKEALMLVLESNSGQITQAAKELGISRATMYRLLNKHNLISEDMN, encoded by the coding sequence ATGGGTAATCAGTTCCGTATGGACTCTGTGCCAGGTTCTCTTATCGTGGTTGGTGGCACGTATGAACCATGGCTTTCGGTATTAGAACAAGTTGGTTGGCGATGTTCTCAAGTCGGCGATTTAAGAAAGGCAGATGTCTTGTTTGATGAAATCGGTCCATGTATCGGTATTGTCGATTTAAGTCACGATGAGTTCAGTTTAAATGGGGTTGCGAACTTAGTGAGTAGTCATAGACAAGTTCGATGGCTGGCCTTCATTCGCGAATCACAATTAAGCTCAGATACAATATGTCAATTTATTGTAAACTTTTGTATTGATTTCTTTACTGCGCCAATCCCAGATGCGCAGCTGCTAAGTACGATCGGCCATCAGCTTGGTATGTTGAAGCTTGAGAAAAAAGTGTGGCCTCACTATGGGTTAAACGATAATTTTGGCCTGATTGGCGAGTCGGTACCAATGAAACGACTGCGTGATCAGATCAAACGAATCGGGCCAACCGATGTGAGTATTTTGATTCATGGTGAGAGTGGTTCAGGTAAAGAGATGGTTGCCAAGGCGGTCCATCATTCTTCTTCCCGTGCCAAAAAACCGTTTATCTCTGTTAACTGCCGTGCAATGTCCGAAAAACGTTTTGCGATGGAATTGTTTGGTATTGGCGCCGATGATGATTTTGTTTCAATTCTGGAAAAAGCAGATGGTGGCACTGTTCTTCTGAATGATATTTTATCAATTACAAAAGATCAGCAGTTGAATTTGCTCCGTTTTTTTCAAGAAGGAACGATAGAGACATCGAGAGGATTCCAGACGGTTGATATCCGGATTCTCGCCGCAAATGCGACGGATATAGAGAAAGCTTTGATTGATGGTAATTTCAATGACGAGCTATATCACTATATCAATGTACTGCGAATCAATGTCCCTAGCTTGAAAGAACGTGTTTCCGATATCCCTTTAATTGCCCGTCATTATCTTCAGCAATTTTCAAAAGAGTATAATGCCCAAGCTCGCGATTTTACAGAGGATGCACTCAAAATGCTTTCCCGCTACCATTGGCCAGGGAACATTCGTGAGTTAATCAATCAGGTAAAACGAATGGTCCTGATGTCTGATACGGTCATGCTCGGTGAGAGCAATCTGGATTTACCAAAATTTGGAGATGGAAAACTAAGTCTGAAAAGTATTCGTGAACGTTCTGAGAAAGAAGCGTTGATGCTGGTGCTTGAGTCTAATTCCGGGCAAATTACTCAGGCAGCAAAAGAGTTAGGCATATCCAGAGCAACCATGTATCGTTTGCTGAATAAGCATAATTTAATTTCAGAAGACATGAATTAA
- a CDS encoding tRNA1(Val) (adenine(37)-N6)-methyltransferase: MKKGSPSPKTFHFKQFSVSAGECGMPVSTDGVLLGAWMNGEHLRSILDIGTGTGLLALFCAQRFPTAQITALDIDQQAIQTAIHNRDHSPWASRIKIEHQDILTFAPRSDYDAIICNPPYFTSGQTSVVPERALARHVSGFSHQQLLHHCYHLLSPSGQLSMILPCQEGDALIEVAKQQGWFLTRYCLVSPTDTKPPARVLFSLSKTAPSACEFTQLTIRAQNSYTSAFTELTRAFYLKM; this comes from the coding sequence ATGAAAAAAGGCTCACCGTCCCCCAAAACGTTTCATTTCAAACAATTTTCGGTCTCCGCTGGCGAGTGCGGCATGCCCGTGAGTACGGATGGTGTGTTATTAGGTGCCTGGATGAATGGCGAGCATCTTCGTTCGATTCTCGATATCGGTACCGGCACCGGCTTATTGGCTTTATTTTGTGCCCAACGTTTTCCAACGGCACAGATCACGGCACTCGATATTGATCAACAAGCCATTCAGACGGCGATCCACAACCGGGATCATTCGCCATGGGCATCACGGATCAAAATAGAACATCAAGATATCTTAACTTTTGCTCCCCGGTCGGATTATGATGCGATTATCTGCAATCCGCCTTATTTCACCTCAGGGCAAACGTCCGTCGTGCCGGAACGGGCACTGGCCCGACACGTTTCCGGCTTCTCTCACCAACAGCTTTTACATCATTGTTATCATTTGCTTTCACCTTCAGGACAACTCAGTATGATTTTGCCTTGTCAGGAAGGGGATGCGCTGATTGAAGTCGCCAAACAACAGGGGTGGTTTCTAACCCGCTATTGTCTGGTCTCTCCCACCGATACCAAACCTCCTGCCCGGGTACTGTTTTCACTCAGCAAAACAGCACCATCGGCCTGTGAATTCACCCAGCTCACAATTCGCGCTCAAAACAGCTATACATCGGCGTTTACCGAACTGACCCGGGCGTTTTACCTCAAAATGTAA
- the mutH gene encoding DNA mismatch repair endonuclease MutH, with translation MRPEPQTERELLERAWEIAGFSFAELAATAGMKVPLDLKKDKGWVGQLLEWHLGATAGSKPQQDFEKLGIELKSIPVSAVGKPLETTFVSVAPLTGVQGLTWENSHVRNKLSRVLWIPVEGEREIPIADRKVGAPLLWSPSPQQEVQLKNDWEELMEFIVLGQIEQVTARHGEILQLRPKAANGRVKTEAYGYNGKRIRTRPRGFYLRTQFTAQILAHHFI, from the coding sequence ATGAGACCAGAACCACAGACAGAAAGAGAATTACTTGAAAGAGCTTGGGAGATAGCCGGATTCAGTTTTGCTGAACTTGCAGCCACTGCCGGGATGAAAGTGCCTCTGGATCTGAAAAAGGATAAAGGTTGGGTCGGTCAACTTCTCGAATGGCACTTGGGTGCAACGGCAGGCAGCAAACCCCAACAGGATTTTGAAAAACTGGGCATTGAGCTAAAAAGTATTCCTGTTAGTGCTGTCGGCAAACCACTTGAAACAACATTTGTCTCCGTGGCACCGTTAACAGGTGTGCAGGGGCTGACCTGGGAAAACAGTCATGTCAGGAACAAACTGTCGCGCGTTCTCTGGATCCCGGTAGAAGGAGAACGAGAGATTCCCATCGCTGACAGAAAAGTCGGTGCCCCCCTGCTATGGAGCCCTTCACCGCAACAAGAAGTACAACTCAAAAATGACTGGGAAGAACTGATGGAATTCATCGTGTTAGGCCAGATAGAACAAGTCACCGCCAGACATGGAGAGATCCTTCAATTACGACCCAAGGCGGCCAACGGTCGCGTCAAAACCGAAGCTTATGGCTATAACGGAAAAAGAATCCGCACACGCCCACGCGGATTTTATCTGCGCACTCAATTTACCGCACAGATTCTCGCCCATCATTTCATATAA
- the lysS gene encoding lysine--tRNA ligase translates to MTDAIQNETTQESNRQEENKLIAERRGKLDYIRQDCKANGHPNDFRRDSLASDLQQTFGEKTKEELEALNHVVAIAGRIMAKRGPFLVIQETSGRIQAYASKDVQKDLKAKYQGLDIGDIIGVKGALHKSGKGDLYVNMESYQLLTKALRPLPEKFHGLTDQEMRYRQRYVDLIMNEDSRQAFIIRSKLVSAIRHFMIGKGYIEVETPMMQSIPGGATARPFITHHNALDMEMYLRIAPELYLKRLVVGGFDRVFEINRNFRNEGLSPRHNPEFTMMEFYQAYADYKDLMDLTEEMLSSVALEVLGSTSMPYGDETVEFGGQYARMSMLEAVIHYNPDHAEIQRLDNDKIQDRELMVAIAKSLHIEVEPFWTCGQLLEEIFGETAEPKLIQPTFITGYPADISPLARRSDDNPFLTDRFEFFIGGREVANGFSELNDAEDQDARFKAQVDAKDAGDDEAMFYDADYITALEHGLPPTAGQGIGIDRLAMLFTNTHTIRDVILFPAMRPQG, encoded by the coding sequence ATGACTGATGCGATTCAAAACGAAACGACGCAAGAAAGTAACAGACAAGAAGAGAATAAACTTATCGCGGAACGACGCGGTAAGTTAGATTATATCCGTCAGGATTGTAAGGCAAACGGTCACCCGAATGATTTTCGTCGTGATAGTCTGGCCAGTGATTTGCAACAAACATTCGGTGAAAAGACAAAAGAAGAATTGGAAGCATTGAATCATGTTGTAGCCATTGCCGGACGAATTATGGCAAAACGTGGCCCTTTCCTCGTGATTCAGGAAACTTCCGGCCGAATTCAGGCGTATGCCAGTAAAGATGTACAGAAAGATTTGAAAGCCAAATATCAAGGGCTGGATATCGGTGACATCATTGGTGTAAAAGGAGCACTGCATAAGTCCGGAAAAGGGGATTTATATGTCAATATGGAATCTTACCAACTGTTGACGAAAGCGCTGCGTCCATTACCCGAAAAATTCCACGGTCTGACGGATCAGGAAATGCGTTATCGTCAACGTTATGTCGATCTGATCATGAACGAAGATTCACGTCAGGCATTCATCATCCGCTCTAAGTTGGTCAGTGCAATTCGTCACTTTATGATCGGCAAAGGGTATATTGAAGTTGAAACACCAATGATGCAGAGCATTCCCGGTGGTGCAACGGCTCGTCCGTTTATTACCCACCATAATGCGTTAGATATGGAAATGTATCTGCGGATTGCTCCGGAGCTTTATCTCAAACGTCTGGTTGTTGGTGGTTTTGACCGAGTCTTCGAAATCAACCGTAACTTCAGAAATGAAGGACTTTCTCCTCGCCACAATCCTGAATTTACCATGATGGAATTCTATCAGGCTTATGCGGATTATAAGGATTTGATGGATTTAACCGAAGAAATGTTAAGTTCGGTTGCGCTGGAAGTGCTAGGTTCGACGTCAATGCCTTATGGCGATGAAACGGTTGAGTTTGGTGGCCAGTATGCCCGTATGAGTATGTTAGAAGCGGTAATACACTACAATCCTGATCATGCAGAGATTCAGCGTCTTGATAATGACAAGATTCAGGATCGTGAGCTGATGGTTGCGATTGCTAAATCACTGCATATCGAAGTTGAACCATTCTGGACATGTGGCCAGTTACTGGAAGAAATTTTTGGTGAAACTGCTGAGCCAAAACTGATTCAACCGACTTTCATTACGGGGTATCCGGCGGATATTTCTCCTCTGGCGCGTCGTAGTGATGATAATCCATTTCTTACGGATCGCTTTGAGTTCTTTATCGGTGGCCGGGAAGTTGCCAATGGTTTCTCTGAGTTGAATGATGCTGAAGATCAGGATGCACGCTTTAAGGCACAAGTTGATGCCAAAGATGCCGGGGATGATGAAGCGATGTTCTATGATGCTGATTATATTACTGCGCTAGAACATGGTTTACCGCCGACTGCGGGACAGGGGATTGGTATTGACCGCTTGGCCATGTTGTTCACAAACACGCATACCATTCGGGATGTCATTTTATTCCCGGCAATGCGTCCTCAGGGATAA